Below is a genomic region from Treponema sp. OMZ 798.
TTTTATCCTTTTATATTCTTCAATTGGAACAATTACCGCTATTGTTTCTTTTTTTCGGCCAAATGCTATTCCGATTTCGTTACCTAATTCCACTTCTTTCAAAAGTGCAGAGAAATTTGTTCTTATTTTCGCTACGGACAATGTTTTCATATAAGTATAGTACCATATATGTATAACATAGTCAAGTTGTACATGTTTTAAGAAATGCTATTTCAATGTTACATAGCGTTTTCTTAATTTTACTCACCGCTACTCTATAATTAACCGTAAATAATTTTATCTATTTGTTACACCACAGGTGTCGTCCTATGTAAACTGCAACTGCCCTTTGAAAATCTCTTAATCTATGTTATAATGCAATCATAAAATGTCCGCAAGGTTCCGGCAAAGAAGAGGTGATTATTTTGAGTTTCTTAAATATTTTTAATAAAACAAATAGAAAGGTAATTCCGTTAGCTTATTATTTGGATTATGAGCAAGATGGAGAGTTCATTGAAGAAAATTATAATGATGTAACACTTGCGAATCCTGATGACTTTCCGGAAGATCTTTTTGAAAAAATAATAATTATGACAAAAAGACTGCACGAAATGGGTGTATATGAAGAAAAAGAGATTGTCAGATTTATCATTCCTAAAATGCTTGAAGCTCTTGAAACAGGCGGAATTTTGTCGGGTGTTTCCATATCGAGTTTTGATACGGCAGGTATTGTTTTCGGAGAAAATTATGCAGGCTGGATATATAAGGGCGAAACAAAAAAAAGGGATGAACTTTTTTATAGAGTGCCGTATCAGTTAATTTTTTATCATAGCAAAAAAGAAGATAACTATTTTATTTGTAAAACAAAAGACAGACTTGAATTAAGACAAAACAAAGTGTCCGTTACAAATTCGGAAAACAAAGAGCATATCATAAAAAATACAAAAAGTGTAAGCTTAACCGAAATAGAAATGAAAGAACTAAAAGCTTCGTTCTCTATATTATTTATGTATACCAAAATGAATATTTTATTGAAGATGAAAAAGCTCGGCTACTCGGCGTTTGCAGAAAAGATAGCGGAGTATTTTTGCACATCGGCAACAAAAGATGCATTTATATCCTGTGTCAATAAATATTTTTCTTTAAGTATATCGAAAGAAGATGAAAATAACTTTGTGTATGAAGATCGCTCCTTTAAGGAATTTTTATTAGAGCTTTTGATTAGAAACAATGAGAGTTCGCCCTTGAGCTCTTCCTATGCAGGTATTATTAAGTGGGCGGAAGAAAAAACCGGTATAAAAATCCGTCCTCAAAAAGAGTATGATGACCATATGGAATTTATACGATATCTTTCCGATGTTCTTGCAGCCAAAGGTTTCTATCTTTATTTTCTGATAAAGGAAGATGTTTTGCATAGGACTCATCTTTTAATTGGAAAACAAAAGCATATTTTTGAAAGCAATCCGAATTTCAGTTATGAAATTACAGCCCTTAGTGAGGATTTACTATACCGCTATGCTGAAGATATTTCAATCGAAAGAAAAGTAAGAGAAAGCGCGAAAATCTTTTATCATATTATCGAAGTAGAAAATATAGATACGATGATGATGTACATTATAGGAAATAGAGTATTGGATTATGCACTTTTTCAAAATTATTATTTATCGGTAGTTTGTTCCGATGAAGATATGGATATCTATGATATTTTGAGTGAACTTTTATCAAGATACGATATGCCCGATTTGATAAAACACGCATCAGATTGTGATAGTACATTGGATAATCTTTATTTTTCAGAATTTGAAGCTGTGAATCCCGTGGACAGAGCTATACTTTATGCAGGTTTAATCAGACAAAATAAAAAGCTGCTGTATTCATTTGAAGTAGGAGACTATTTCTATCTTGGAATTATTGAAGATAATCTCGAAACAAAAGAAAGTTTTATAAAATGCGTAGACAATCTTTTAGAAATGAAGGAAATTGAAAATTACGTTATCTATGATGGTGAAGACAAAGAAATGCCTGTAAATCTTCTTTCCGGAATGGACATAACAATAGACGGTAAACATATTTATACACAAGAAGATCTAAAAGAAAAATTTTATAAAGAGAATGCAGAAAATATAAGCCAGGAAGAAGCTGATAAATATCTATCAAGAATTGCGATTAAAAAGCCTGAGGTTAAAATATGTGTTTCAAATTATGAGGAAGAACCGGAGTTTACAATAAAAGCGGAAAATGGGAAGTATTTTACAAACCTGGATTTACTTTTCCAAATACACAAACAGTTGGTTGAAAAAACAGATTTTGCAAAAGTATTCGGCAATAAGATATGTATTTCAGGTTTAAGGTTAAATGTAGACAGAGATAAATACTATCTTTTTTGGGATGCGGCATAAGTATCTATTTATAAGTATGGTGAAAAAGGAGTTTGATTTTTTAGAGTAGACAAAAGCTCAAAGATAGCTTATTATTTTTAAAACTTAAATTTAAGGAGAGTCATTAATGAAGAAAAAATTATTTAATTTTTTTGTGACAGGTATGCTTTGTGCAGTGGTTTTTAGTGCCTGCGATCATAAGCTGAATTCAGACGGGGGTGGGGGGGGGCAGTTCAAACCCCTTTAAGTACTCCTAAACCTGTAAAGGTTACGTGGAGTCCTGCATCTTCAGCAGATACCGAAATAAAAGTAGGCCGTCAAAATAGTGCCGGGCATGTTTTTAATTTGCTGCAATCAGGTGATGAGGTTTATACCGGATTAAAACTTTGGATAAACGCAAGCAGAAAAACAAAAGCCCTTGATAGAGATAAGACTACAATCAACGGTAAATCGATCAAAGATATCGGTAGTGATATTGCTGGTTTTACGGTTGATGGGCTTATATATTACACTATACCGCATACTGATACAAAAGTGCATATAGATTTTATATTTAGGGATGCTGAGCCGGTAAATATTGAGTGGAAAAGTAAAAATTCCGATGGAGTAGTAAAACGCTGGCTTGACTATGTTGAGGATGGTCCTCCTAATTACGACGACAACACAAGCGGATCTTTTGCAGAAGATTCTGTGTTGTATTTTAGCGGCCTTCCAAATCATGGTAAAATCATAAAAAAATGGTATATAAATGGCAAAGAACAAAATACCGCTCATAGGTTTATCGCATATAAGGTATTAAAAAATGATATTGTTGGCGGCAAAATCCTAATAGAAGCCGAATTCGGAGATAAGGAAACCGATATACCTGTTTATTGGAAGAGCTTGGATGAAACAAAGGGAGCGGTTTATGCCAGAGGTAAGGTGAATGGAAAATGGACAGATTTAACCTCAGGACATAAATTTGAAGAAGGATATTTCTTTTATGTAAATGCTCGGCCAAAGCCGGGCTTTATCGCGGATAAATGGTATATAAACGGCGAAGAAGTTCCCGGGACAGGTATTAACCAACTTAGATATACAGTAGCCTCAAAGGACATAAAAAACGGTAAAATAGAGATAAGCGTTAGTTTTAAAGAAGCTCCTAAAATTAAGGTAGAATGGTTCATAGATGAACCGGACAAGGGAAGTATTAGGGCAGAGCAGGTTATAAATGGAAAATGGACTGAAGTTCAATCAGGAAGCCTTTTTGATCAAAGCTCAAAGATCTGTATTGTTGTAGAACCCAAAGAAGGCTATGCTCCAGATACCTGGTATATCAACGGCAAGGAGGCAGATACTGAGACTAAGGGAGAACCTGAGTTTTGGTACACCGTAAAAATTGAAGACATAGCAAACGGCAGTATAAAGATAAGCCACAAGTTTAAAGATGCCGAAAAAATTCAAATGGACTTCATCAAAGAAGGAAACGGAAGAATAAGCGTACATAATCCAAAAACTAATGCGCTTATTACCGACACCCAAATATATGAAGGTACTCAGCTTAGGATAAAGGCCTCTCCCTTTTTAGGCTCGAAGTTTAAGCATTTTGAACTTAACGGTAAAAAGATAAATTCTTCGCATTGGGGAAATGGTGTATATGCTACAGATTATACTGTAAAAGAAAAAGATAAGGATAAAAATTCGGGTAAAATCAGTATAAATGCTGTTTTTGAAAATGATCCCGATGCTCCTTCTCAGGGTACTATACCTGTAGAATTTTATGTTGAATCAGGTCATGAAGATAAGGGTAGTATCATCGCATTATTCAATGATAAAAAAGAATTTGCAAGCGGTTATAAATTCAAAGAGGGAGATGGGATTAGCTTTTATGCCCTGCCCAAGGACGGCTATCAGGCTAAGTGGTTTGTAAATGGAACGGAGTATCATACGGGTAATAACTGTTATATTGAATTAGATTCTCAAAACATATCTGGTGGAAAATTATCCGTAAAGGCTCAGTTTGTTTCTGCTAATCCTGTTAGGCTTAATTTTAGTTCAGAAGGAAACGGGAATATAAGGGCCGAAAAGCTCATGGGAGGGGATTGGATTACTGTCAACTCCGGTGACACTGTTTATGAAGGTACGGATATTTCTTTTGAGATTGAAGGTGCCGAGGGCAATATGGCCGATTGGTTTATAAACAATAGCGAAGCGGTTAATGAAATAGGTTGGGCCGGTTCTCTAGGTTTTAATATAACGGATCATAACGCTGGCGGGGTGTGCACGGTTGAGGCCTCATTTAGAAAAGCCGAAACCTAT
It encodes:
- a CDS encoding type II toxin-antitoxin system Phd/YefM family antitoxin encodes the protein MKTLSVAKIRTNFSALLKEVELGNEIGIAFGRKKETIAVIVPIEEYKRIKMRKLGTLEGKATVEFSENWAITDEEFINL